The following coding sequences lie in one Haladaptatus sp. DJG-WS-42 genomic window:
- the thiL gene encoding thiamine-phosphate kinase — protein MDERAALKRIAATLPAAGDDAAVVDGQVITTDMLHERTDFPAGTTRYTAGWRAVGASLSDVAGMGARATVAVSAYAAPSFDEVELEAYLDGARDVCDAVGAEYVGGDLDTHSEFTVATTALGETDTPVLRSGAKPGDVVAVTGGLGRSAAALRLFEQGELDRANDLFQFTPRVAAGVALAPHASAMMDISDGVARSLHQLAEASDCGFAVEEAAIPVVDAVGELAADATDRRELSLFFGEDFELLVTIPEAAWEGAVSACPDPLTRIGAVTDGGIEMDDNSLPDRGYTHGN, from the coding sequence ATGGACGAGCGGGCCGCCCTCAAACGCATCGCAGCAACCCTGCCAGCCGCGGGTGACGACGCTGCCGTCGTGGACGGACAGGTCATCACTACCGACATGCTCCACGAGCGAACGGATTTTCCCGCGGGGACGACCCGCTACACCGCCGGGTGGCGCGCCGTCGGTGCATCGCTCTCTGACGTGGCTGGGATGGGTGCACGCGCGACGGTCGCGGTGTCTGCCTACGCCGCGCCGTCGTTCGACGAAGTGGAGTTAGAAGCTTATCTCGACGGCGCACGCGACGTGTGCGACGCCGTGGGCGCGGAATACGTCGGCGGCGACTTAGACACCCATTCTGAATTTACCGTGGCGACGACCGCGCTTGGCGAAACCGACACCCCGGTGCTCCGCTCAGGAGCGAAACCGGGAGACGTGGTTGCAGTGACTGGCGGCCTTGGCCGATCGGCGGCGGCGCTTCGGCTGTTCGAGCAGGGGGAACTCGACCGTGCGAACGACCTGTTTCAGTTCACGCCGCGCGTGGCCGCGGGCGTCGCACTCGCCCCGCACGCGAGCGCCATGATGGACATAAGCGACGGTGTCGCGCGCTCGCTCCACCAACTTGCAGAAGCCAGCGACTGTGGCTTTGCGGTTGAAGAAGCCGCGATTCCGGTTGTCGATGCGGTCGGAGAACTCGCAGCGGACGCGACCGACCGCCGCGAACTGAGCCTCTTTTTCGGTGAGGATTTCGAGTTGCTTGTGACGATTCCCGAGGCTGCGTGGGAGGGGGCCGTCTCAGCCTGTCCAGACCCACTCACGCGCATCGGTGCGGTCACTGACGGAGGAATTGAGATGGACGATAACTCACTGCCAGACCGTGGCTACACCCACGGCAATTAG
- the hisS gene encoding histidine--tRNA ligase, translated as MYDRIKGFRDFYPDEMQAYRATFDTLEDTARGYGFREIGTPALERTQMYVDKSGEEIVEELYSFEDKGGREIALTPELTPTVARMVVAKQQELSKPIKWFSTRPFWRYEQVQQGRFREFYQTNIDIFGSAEPEADAEIIATAADALTNLGLENDDFEFRVSHRDILGGLLASFDADVDTEEAIRTVDKSDKISHAEYMDLLVAAGLTYDQAEQFDDLLDCDPDELDDLIEFAGTERVEKAVTNLQNVLAAAEDFGAREYCTLSLETARGLDYYTGVVFECFDSTGEVSRAVFGGGRYDDLIEGFGGQPTPAVGFAVGDATLSLLLQRAGVWPDEELSTDYYILKVGDTRKEAARIARALREQGHVVESDVSSRSFGAQMGYADSINAKTVVIVGEQDLANDEVTLKDMESGDQVQVPVKDFPAAYDEPRVADFE; from the coding sequence ATGTACGACCGCATCAAGGGCTTTCGGGATTTCTACCCCGACGAGATGCAGGCCTACCGCGCCACCTTCGACACGCTCGAAGACACGGCCAGAGGCTACGGCTTCCGTGAAATCGGGACGCCAGCGCTCGAACGCACGCAGATGTACGTGGACAAATCCGGCGAGGAAATCGTCGAGGAACTGTACAGCTTCGAGGACAAGGGCGGGCGCGAGATTGCGCTCACCCCGGAACTCACGCCGACCGTCGCGCGGATGGTCGTCGCCAAACAGCAAGAACTGTCGAAGCCCATCAAGTGGTTCTCGACGCGGCCGTTCTGGCGCTACGAACAGGTTCAACAGGGTCGCTTCCGCGAGTTCTACCAGACCAACATCGACATCTTCGGCTCCGCAGAACCGGAAGCGGACGCAGAGATTATCGCCACTGCCGCCGACGCGCTCACGAATCTCGGCCTCGAAAACGACGACTTCGAATTTCGGGTTTCCCACCGCGACATTCTGGGTGGCCTCTTAGCATCGTTCGACGCCGACGTAGACACTGAAGAAGCCATCCGCACGGTTGACAAGAGCGACAAAATCAGCCACGCCGAGTACATGGACTTGCTCGTCGCCGCAGGCCTGACGTACGACCAAGCCGAGCAGTTCGACGACCTGCTCGACTGCGACCCCGACGAATTAGACGACCTCATCGAGTTCGCCGGAACCGAACGCGTCGAGAAGGCGGTCACCAACCTCCAGAACGTCCTTGCCGCCGCAGAAGACTTCGGCGCGCGCGAGTACTGCACTCTCTCGCTCGAAACCGCTCGCGGCCTCGACTACTACACGGGTGTCGTCTTCGAGTGCTTCGACTCAACGGGGGAAGTCAGCCGCGCGGTGTTCGGCGGCGGGCGCTACGACGACCTCATCGAGGGCTTCGGCGGCCAGCCAACCCCCGCCGTCGGGTTTGCGGTCGGTGACGCCACGCTCTCACTCCTGCTCCAGCGCGCGGGCGTCTGGCCAGACGAGGAACTCTCGACCGACTACTACATCCTGAAAGTCGGCGACACGCGCAAGGAGGCCGCGCGCATCGCCCGCGCACTCCGCGAACAGGGCCACGTCGTGGAATCGGACGTGTCGAGTCGGAGCTTCGGCGCGCAGATGGGTTACGCCGACTCCATCAACGCAAAAACCGTCGTCATCGTCGGCGAGCAAGACCTCGCAAACGACGAGGTCACGCTGAAGGACATGGAATCCGGCGACCAAGTGCAGGTTCCGGTCAAAGACTTCCCCGCGGCGTACGACGAGCCGAGAGTTGCTGACTTCGAATAG
- a CDS encoding asparagine synthase-related protein yields the protein MEVGLLFSGGKDSSLTALLLDEFYDVTLVSAHFEVTGAWKHARKTATALGYDFEEVILDQDIAKTAVEQMVEDGFPRNGIQQVHRHTLETVAAMAFDAIADGTRRDDRVPSVSRAQAQSLEDRHGIDYLAPLTGIGRNAVDKMVAQTLEIESGPSEEIPKGDYEVDLRALMADLYDDETVSQVFPAHTQTRVVARR from the coding sequence ATGGAGGTCGGCTTACTGTTCAGCGGTGGGAAAGACTCCTCGCTCACCGCGTTGCTTTTAGACGAATTTTACGACGTGACGCTCGTGAGCGCGCACTTCGAAGTGACCGGCGCGTGGAAACACGCCCGAAAGACTGCCACCGCCCTCGGCTACGACTTCGAGGAAGTCATCCTCGACCAGGACATCGCAAAAACCGCAGTCGAACAGATGGTCGAAGACGGGTTTCCGCGAAACGGCATCCAACAAGTCCACCGCCACACCTTAGAGACCGTCGCCGCGATGGCGTTCGACGCCATCGCAGACGGCACGCGCCGGGACGACCGCGTCCCGAGCGTCTCGCGCGCGCAAGCCCAGAGCTTAGAAGACCGCCACGGCATCGACTACCTCGCCCCGCTCACCGGCATCGGCCGGAATGCGGTCGATAAGATGGTCGCCCAAACGCTCGAAATCGAGAGCGGGCCGAGCGAAGAGATCCCGAAAGGCGACTACGAGGTTGATTTACGCGCGCTGATGGCCGACCTGTACGACGATGAAACCGTCTCGCAGGTGTTCCCCGCCCACACCCAGACGCGTGTGGTCGCGCGGCGCTAG
- a CDS encoding DNA-binding protein, with product MSGAPNEDDIEELRRKKMQQLQDQQGQGGADEAAQQAQQQQAEAQKAALLRQYLTDGARKRLNSVRMSKPDFADQVEQQILALAQSGRLGGRIDEDQMKNLLRELKPDDKSFNIRRR from the coding sequence ATGAGTGGCGCACCGAACGAAGACGATATCGAGGAGCTCCGACGCAAGAAAATGCAGCAGTTGCAAGACCAACAGGGCCAAGGCGGGGCCGACGAGGCCGCACAGCAGGCCCAACAACAGCAGGCAGAAGCCCAGAAAGCTGCCTTGCTTCGCCAGTACCTGACCGACGGCGCGCGCAAGCGGCTCAACTCCGTGCGCATGTCGAAACCGGACTTTGCAGACCAGGTCGAACAGCAAATTCTCGCCCTCGCCCAGAGCGGGCGACTCGGCGGGCGCATCGACGAAGACCAGATGAAAAACCTCCTGCGCGAACTGAAACCCGACGACAAGAGTTTCAACATCCGTCGGCGCTGA
- a CDS encoding site-2 protease family protein, whose protein sequence is MDNPSPPADGPPVDAFSNVFHVYETRTDGTRLFYYGVPLDTADSVEQQIWPLFRDNGYEVTLTQQTGEHVLVAEPHTTGTRGFPWTNVLMALLTILSTLYAGTAWYYIDITQNPLDIVQAFPFALAILGVLGVHEFGHYAMSRYHGVDASLPYFIPFPTLIGTMGAVIRMRGRMPDRKALFDIGVAGPLAGLVAAVVVTIIGLYMDPVTAPAYVLSDPGSVQIRFNNPLILELIATAVGRPLEYADPAMSVNPVVMGGWVGFFVTFLNLLPVGQLDGGHLVRSMIGERQETLAALVPAVLFGLAGYLYYFHSSSNAAGIWFFWGLFSMGIAYAGPAHPVHDDPLDAKRIAIGVLTFVLGLLCFTPVPIEFLS, encoded by the coding sequence ATGGACAACCCCAGTCCACCGGCTGATGGCCCTCCGGTGGATGCGTTTTCGAACGTGTTTCATGTCTATGAAACGCGAACCGACGGCACTCGCCTTTTCTACTACGGCGTCCCACTCGACACCGCAGACTCAGTTGAGCAACAGATCTGGCCGTTGTTCAGAGACAACGGCTACGAAGTAACGCTCACCCAACAGACGGGCGAACACGTCCTCGTCGCAGAGCCACACACGACTGGGACTCGGGGATTCCCGTGGACGAACGTCCTCATGGCGCTGCTCACGATTCTTTCGACGCTCTATGCCGGGACGGCGTGGTACTACATCGACATCACGCAGAACCCCCTCGACATCGTACAGGCGTTCCCGTTTGCACTCGCCATCCTCGGCGTGCTCGGCGTCCACGAGTTCGGCCACTACGCCATGAGCCGGTATCATGGCGTGGACGCAAGCCTCCCCTACTTCATCCCGTTCCCGACGCTCATCGGGACGATGGGCGCGGTCATCCGCATGCGTGGGCGGATGCCAGACCGTAAGGCGCTGTTCGACATCGGCGTTGCTGGCCCGCTTGCCGGGCTCGTCGCCGCCGTCGTCGTGACGATTATCGGGCTGTACATGGACCCGGTCACGGCACCCGCCTACGTCCTGAGCGACCCGGGCTCCGTCCAGATTCGCTTCAACAACCCACTCATCCTCGAACTGATTGCGACGGCGGTTGGCAGACCACTCGAATACGCAGACCCCGCGATGTCCGTAAACCCTGTCGTCATGGGCGGATGGGTCGGCTTCTTCGTCACGTTCCTCAATTTGCTCCCCGTCGGGCAGCTAGACGGTGGCCACCTCGTCCGCTCGATGATTGGTGAACGCCAAGAGACGCTCGCCGCGCTCGTTCCCGCGGTGCTGTTCGGGCTTGCAGGGTACCTCTACTACTTCCACAGCTCCTCGAACGCCGCGGGCATCTGGTTCTTCTGGGGGCTGTTCTCGATGGGGATTGCGTACGCAGGCCCCGCCCACCCCGTCCACGACGACCCGCTCGACGCGAAACGCATCGCTATTGGTGTGTTGACGTTCGTGTTGGGGCTGCTCTGTTTTACCCCCGTCCCAATCGAGTTCCTCAGCTAA
- a CDS encoding molybdopterin synthase, producing MYVFSICGDDAAALAEQLAARLGSDARVATISRVDALPVDDRPTGVTATYTHADAGWTGAGDDSLDQLVDRLAATHDYAIVHGDTGVRLPQVVCGDVSHAGEVLYRVADVESANLDAIVDAVADLDPYETLESLVAQVKASEKAELSGAIATFTGRVRAKESDDDAPTEYLQFEKYEGVAEERMDTISRELEAREGVLSVVMHHRTGVIEYGEDIVFVVVLAAHRGEAFETVEDGINRLKDEVPLFKKEVTVDEEFWVHERQ from the coding sequence ATGTACGTCTTCTCAATCTGCGGCGACGACGCTGCGGCGCTGGCCGAGCAACTGGCTGCCCGCCTCGGTTCGGACGCCCGCGTGGCCACGATTTCGCGCGTCGATGCGCTTCCTGTAGACGACCGACCGACCGGCGTGACAGCCACTTACACCCACGCAGACGCGGGGTGGACGGGAGCGGGGGACGACTCGCTCGACCAACTCGTAGACCGTCTCGCCGCAACCCACGACTACGCCATTGTCCACGGTGACACCGGTGTTCGTTTGCCACAGGTCGTTTGCGGCGACGTGTCCCACGCGGGTGAGGTGCTCTATCGGGTGGCGGACGTGGAATCCGCCAACCTCGACGCCATCGTGGACGCTGTTGCAGACCTCGACCCCTACGAGACGCTCGAATCGCTGGTCGCGCAGGTCAAAGCCTCCGAAAAGGCAGAACTGTCGGGCGCGATTGCCACCTTCACCGGGCGCGTCCGCGCGAAGGAATCTGACGACGACGCACCCACCGAGTACCTTCAGTTCGAGAAGTACGAAGGCGTCGCAGAAGAGCGCATGGACACGATTTCGCGGGAACTCGAAGCGCGCGAGGGCGTCCTCTCCGTCGTGATGCATCACCGAACCGGCGTCATCGAGTACGGCGAGGACATCGTGTTCGTCGTCGTGCTCGCCGCCCACCGCGGGGAGGCGTTCGAGACGGTCGAAGACGGCATCAACCGACTCAAAGACGAAGTGCCGCTGTTTAAAAAGGAAGTGACGGTCGATGAGGAGTTTTGGGTCCACGAACGACAGTGA
- a CDS encoding 30S ribosomal protein S19e — protein sequence MPTLYDVPADALIEALAERLADEVEEPEWAAVAKTGSDRELPPEQDNFWQVRAASLLRKVATDGPVGVDRLSTAYGKTKKGSNRYQVAPAHKGSGSKKIIRTILQQLEDAGYVGTEGSAGRIVTAEGRSLLDSVAGDVLSDLDRPDLERYA from the coding sequence ATGCCAACGCTCTATGACGTGCCGGCAGATGCGCTCATCGAGGCGCTCGCCGAACGTCTCGCAGACGAAGTCGAGGAGCCCGAGTGGGCCGCTGTCGCAAAGACCGGCTCCGACCGAGAACTTCCGCCAGAACAGGACAACTTCTGGCAGGTTCGCGCCGCGAGCTTACTCCGTAAAGTCGCCACCGACGGTCCCGTCGGCGTTGACCGTCTCTCGACGGCCTACGGCAAGACGAAGAAAGGCTCGAACCGCTACCAAGTCGCTCCAGCCCACAAGGGCTCGGGCAGCAAGAAAATCATCCGCACCATCCTCCAGCAGTTAGAGGACGCGGGCTACGTCGGCACCGAAGGCAGCGCCGGGCGCATCGTGACCGCAGAGGGTCGCAGTCTGCTCGACTCCGTCGCGGGCGACGTGCTTTCGGACTTAGACCGTCCCGACCTCGAACGCTACGCCTAA
- a CDS encoding lysylphosphatidylglycerol synthase transmembrane domain-containing protein → MGLDADVRTIILGFLSALVVLAVVFWLVGIDAIVAALSTANPMIFLGVLVSGAVWIVAWGLALWTVVNVLNGPMSAVRAIMLYAAAIFANNITPFGQAGGEPFSALLISRTTKTKYETGLAAIASVDALNFVPSIGLGLIAVGYFLTTATVGGRLEIAVVAVGVLAVAVPMAGFLLWRHRETVKGWTVDALTPTARVIARVLPRVEPPERESVIRRIDNFFGSIERVASSRWSLARALGFSALGWVALSTSLWFALFSLGHAVPFPVVLLVIPLGSVASITPLPGGLGGVEAVLVGLLVPVTSIDPATAGAAVVLHRLGTYWLPTALGGGVTAVIANRT, encoded by the coding sequence ATGGGCCTCGACGCTGACGTTCGCACCATTATCCTCGGATTTCTGAGCGCGCTCGTCGTTCTCGCCGTGGTGTTCTGGCTCGTCGGCATCGACGCCATCGTTGCTGCGCTCTCGACGGCCAACCCGATGATTTTTCTTGGTGTCCTCGTCTCCGGGGCGGTCTGGATTGTCGCGTGGGGACTTGCGCTCTGGACGGTTGTAAACGTCCTTAACGGCCCGATGAGCGCGGTTCGCGCCATCATGCTCTACGCAGCAGCCATCTTCGCGAACAACATCACGCCGTTTGGGCAGGCGGGTGGCGAACCGTTCAGCGCTCTCCTCATCTCGCGGACGACCAAAACGAAGTACGAGACTGGTCTCGCCGCCATCGCCAGCGTTGACGCGCTCAACTTCGTCCCCTCGATTGGCCTTGGCCTCATCGCGGTTGGCTATTTCCTGACGACGGCAACCGTTGGCGGCCGCCTCGAAATCGCCGTCGTGGCCGTTGGCGTCCTCGCGGTGGCCGTCCCGATGGCGGGATTCTTGCTCTGGCGCCATCGTGAGACGGTCAAAGGCTGGACTGTAGATGCACTCACGCCAACAGCGCGCGTCATCGCGCGCGTGCTCCCCCGCGTCGAACCGCCGGAGCGCGAAAGCGTTATCCGGCGTATCGACAACTTCTTTGGTTCCATCGAGCGCGTGGCGTCGAGTCGGTGGTCGCTCGCCCGCGCGCTTGGGTTCTCGGCGCTCGGGTGGGTTGCGCTCTCGACCTCACTCTGGTTTGCCCTATTCTCGCTTGGCCACGCCGTCCCCTTCCCGGTGGTGTTGCTCGTCATTCCCCTCGGGAGCGTTGCGAGCATCACGCCCCTGCCGGGTGGCCTCGGCGGCGTCGAGGCGGTCTTGGTGGGATTGCTCGTCCCAGTGACGAGCATCGACCCGGCGACGGCGGGGGCGGCGGTGGTGCTCCACCGGCTTGGCACCTACTGGTTACCAACGGCGCTCGGCGGCGGGGTAACCGCAGTCATCGCCAACCGGACGTGA